From the genome of Gracilinanus agilis isolate LMUSP501 chromosome 2, AgileGrace, whole genome shotgun sequence, one region includes:
- the LZTS2 gene encoding leucine zipper putative tumor suppressor 2 isoform X1 produces MAIVQTLPVPLEATPESAAPHPPHLPTMGSVSSLISGRPCPGSGPAPCHHAPSGPPFFRQQDGLLLRGGGCRAQEPLCPPVPTRKPVGNAGFAYINEDFRGDSPSSPCSDTEDARERARSAHLRGPPPKLIPVSGKLEKNMEKILIRPTAFKPVLPKPRGPPSLPAFLGPRAGVGGLSGSQGSLTQLFGGPASSSSSSSSSSAEKPLTLSGWASGCPSGTLSDSGRNSLSSLPTYSTGGAEPVGGSPVGHLPSDGPGRGVLPGTGGSHRGVPMGPSHSDSGRSSSSKSTGSRGGLLSGGGTRVSPDSGSCGDRSPLPGPPPPPPPPLPDESLLRCALQEKLREREAELQQLRDSLDENEAAICQVYEEKQRRWQREREELQEGCVAQVKQATQRAQRAQQLLQLQVFQLQQEKRQLQDDFAQLLQEREQLERRCAAFEREQSELGPRLEETKWEVCQKSGEISLLKQQLKESQAELVQKGSELAALRVALREARASLRASEGRARGLQEAARARELELEVCTHELQRRKNEAEWLREKAGQLDVAVAGLRGAQEPLPMPAPDPFLMSESDEAKAQRAAAAGAGGSLRAQVERLRAELQQERRRAEEQQGGFESERLAWQAEKEQVIRYQKQLQHNYIQMYRRNRQLEQELRHLSLELEARDLADYSLPETPPCVHLEEITATEI; encoded by the exons ATGGCAATCGTCCAGACTCTTCCTGTGCCCCTGGAAGCTACCCCTGAGAGTGCAGCTCCACACCCACCCCACCTGCCCACAATGGGCAGTGTGAGTAGCCTTATTTCAGGTCGACCCTGCCCTGGATCGGGGCCTGCACCTTGCCACCATGCCCCGTCGGGACCTCCCTTCTTCCGACAGCAGGATGGGCTACTACTTCGAGGGGGTGGTTGCAGGGCCCAGGAGCCACTGTGCCCTCCAGTACCCACAAGAAAGCCCGTGGGAAATGCTGGTTTTGCATACATCAATGAAGACTTCCGGGGAGACTCACCCTCCAGCCCCTGTAGTGACACTGAGGATGCCCGAGAGCGAGCCCGAAGTGCCCACCTCAGGGGCCCACCTCCAAAGCTCATTCCTGTGTCTGGAAAGTTAGAGAAG AACATGGAGAAGATTCTGATCCGGCCCACAGCATTCAAACCTGTGCTGCCTAAACCTCGGGGGCCACCATCCTTGCCGGCATTCCTGGGGCCACGGGCTGGTGTTGGAGGGCTGTCTGGAAGCCAGGGTAGTCTAACCCAACTTTTTGGGGGCCCTgcttcctcatcttcctcttcttcatcatcatctgcCGAGAAGCCTCTGACCCTAAGCGGCTGGGCCAGTGGTTGCCCCTCAGGGACGCTGTCTGACTCTGGCCGAAACTCGCTGTCTAGCTTGCCCACTTACAGCACGGGAGGAGCTGAACCAGTCGGAGGCTCTCCAGTAGGGCACCTTCCTAGTGATGGCCCTGGGAGAGGGGTGTTGCCTGGCACTGGGGGCAGCCACCGAGGCGTCCCTATGGGTCCCTCGCACTCAGACAGTGGACGCTCATCATCCAGCAAGAGCACAGGATCCCGGGGAGGCCTCCTCAGTGGTGGGGGCACCCGGGTCTCTCCAGACAGTGGATCCTGTGGGGATCGATCGCCTCTGCCTggtcccccaccccctcctcccccacctctgCCAGATGAGTCTCTGCTTCGATGTGCCCTGCAGGAAAAGCTGCGGGAGCGGGAGGCTGAATTGCAGCAGCTTCGGGATAGCCTGGATGAAAATGAGGCTGCCATCTGCCAG GTCTATGAGGAAAAGCAGCGGCGCTGGCAGCGAGAGCGAGAGGAGCTTCAGGAGGGCTGTGTGGCCCAGGTGAAGCAGGCAACCCAGAGGGCACAGCGGGCACAGCAGCTGCTGCAGCTACAGGTCTTCCAGCTGCAGCAGGAGAAGCGCCAGCTGCAGGATGACTTTGCCCAGTTGCTGCAGGAGCGAGAACAACTGGAACGGCGCTGTGCAGCCTTTGAGCGGGAACAGAGCGAGCTTGGGCCTCGACTCGAGGAGACCAAATGGGAG GTGTGCCAGAAATCAGGGGAGATCTCCCTGTTGAAGCAGCAGCTAAAGGAGTCCCAGGCAGAGCTGGTTCAGAAGGGCAGTGAGCTGGCGGCACTTCGGGTGGCACTTCGGGAGGCCCGGGCCTCCCTAAGGGCCAGTGAGGGGCGGGCTCGGGGGCTGCAGGAGGCCGCCCGAGCACGAGAGTTAGAGCTCGAGGTCTGCACTCATGAGTTACAGCGCAGAAAGAATGAGGCCGAATGGCTTCGGGAGAAGGCGGGACAGCTGGATGTGGCTGTGGCAGGACTCAGGGGTGCCCAGGAGCCCCTCCCCATGCCTGCCCCCGACCCCTTCCTGATGTCGGAGAGCGATGAGGCCAAAGCCCAGAGGGCAGCAGCGGCTGGGGCTGGGGGAAGCCTCCGGGCCCAGGTGGAGAGGCTGAGGGCTGAGCTGCAGCAGGAGCGCAGGCGAGCCGAGGAGCAGCAGGGAGGCTTTGAGAGTGAGCGCCTGGCCTGGCAGGCAGAGAAGGAGCAAGTCATTCGCTACCAGAAGCAACTGCAGCACAACTACATCCAAATGTACCGGCGCAACCGGCAGCTGGAGCAGGAGCTGCGGCATCTAAGTCTGGAGCTGGAGGCCCGAGACCTGGCTGACTACAGCTTGCCCGAGACACCCCCCTGTGTCCACCTGGAGGAGATCACAGCCACCGAGATCTAA
- the LZTS2 gene encoding leucine zipper putative tumor suppressor 2 isoform X2, translated as MAIVQTLPVPLEATPESAAPHPPHLPTMGSVSSLISGRPCPGSGPAPCHHAPSGPPFFRQQDGLLLRGGGCRAQEPLCPPVPTRKPVGNAGFAYINEDFRGDSPSSPCSDTEDARERARSAHLRGPPPKLIPVSGKLEKVYEEKQRRWQREREELQEGCVAQVKQATQRAQRAQQLLQLQVFQLQQEKRQLQDDFAQLLQEREQLERRCAAFEREQSELGPRLEETKWEVCQKSGEISLLKQQLKESQAELVQKGSELAALRVALREARASLRASEGRARGLQEAARARELELEVCTHELQRRKNEAEWLREKAGQLDVAVAGLRGAQEPLPMPAPDPFLMSESDEAKAQRAAAAGAGGSLRAQVERLRAELQQERRRAEEQQGGFESERLAWQAEKEQVIRYQKQLQHNYIQMYRRNRQLEQELRHLSLELEARDLADYSLPETPPCVHLEEITATEI; from the exons ATGGCAATCGTCCAGACTCTTCCTGTGCCCCTGGAAGCTACCCCTGAGAGTGCAGCTCCACACCCACCCCACCTGCCCACAATGGGCAGTGTGAGTAGCCTTATTTCAGGTCGACCCTGCCCTGGATCGGGGCCTGCACCTTGCCACCATGCCCCGTCGGGACCTCCCTTCTTCCGACAGCAGGATGGGCTACTACTTCGAGGGGGTGGTTGCAGGGCCCAGGAGCCACTGTGCCCTCCAGTACCCACAAGAAAGCCCGTGGGAAATGCTGGTTTTGCATACATCAATGAAGACTTCCGGGGAGACTCACCCTCCAGCCCCTGTAGTGACACTGAGGATGCCCGAGAGCGAGCCCGAAGTGCCCACCTCAGGGGCCCACCTCCAAAGCTCATTCCTGTGTCTGGAAAGTTAGAGAAG GTCTATGAGGAAAAGCAGCGGCGCTGGCAGCGAGAGCGAGAGGAGCTTCAGGAGGGCTGTGTGGCCCAGGTGAAGCAGGCAACCCAGAGGGCACAGCGGGCACAGCAGCTGCTGCAGCTACAGGTCTTCCAGCTGCAGCAGGAGAAGCGCCAGCTGCAGGATGACTTTGCCCAGTTGCTGCAGGAGCGAGAACAACTGGAACGGCGCTGTGCAGCCTTTGAGCGGGAACAGAGCGAGCTTGGGCCTCGACTCGAGGAGACCAAATGGGAG GTGTGCCAGAAATCAGGGGAGATCTCCCTGTTGAAGCAGCAGCTAAAGGAGTCCCAGGCAGAGCTGGTTCAGAAGGGCAGTGAGCTGGCGGCACTTCGGGTGGCACTTCGGGAGGCCCGGGCCTCCCTAAGGGCCAGTGAGGGGCGGGCTCGGGGGCTGCAGGAGGCCGCCCGAGCACGAGAGTTAGAGCTCGAGGTCTGCACTCATGAGTTACAGCGCAGAAAGAATGAGGCCGAATGGCTTCGGGAGAAGGCGGGACAGCTGGATGTGGCTGTGGCAGGACTCAGGGGTGCCCAGGAGCCCCTCCCCATGCCTGCCCCCGACCCCTTCCTGATGTCGGAGAGCGATGAGGCCAAAGCCCAGAGGGCAGCAGCGGCTGGGGCTGGGGGAAGCCTCCGGGCCCAGGTGGAGAGGCTGAGGGCTGAGCTGCAGCAGGAGCGCAGGCGAGCCGAGGAGCAGCAGGGAGGCTTTGAGAGTGAGCGCCTGGCCTGGCAGGCAGAGAAGGAGCAAGTCATTCGCTACCAGAAGCAACTGCAGCACAACTACATCCAAATGTACCGGCGCAACCGGCAGCTGGAGCAGGAGCTGCGGCATCTAAGTCTGGAGCTGGAGGCCCGAGACCTGGCTGACTACAGCTTGCCCGAGACACCCCCCTGTGTCCACCTGGAGGAGATCACAGCCACCGAGATCTAA